A genomic region of Caulobacter vibrioides contains the following coding sequences:
- a CDS encoding alpha/beta hydrolase codes for MNGKMQRSRGLRGTVGVALAAFALSVAATGPAAAQNEKMTPISIPAQPNAIALGTGPLPGATAPESWHSQYGSVFARNVTEATLTPFLPDPAKATGAAVIIAPGGGFRTLSMENEGWDAARALADKGVAAFVLKYRLNQTPPDMAGFERSMQEMFSGTAQRPRPDPQAAMAGLAPQLADSRAAFALVRKRAAEWRVDPDRIGMLGFSAGAMLTLTTTLSGDDAKPAFIGLIYGPLSPVTAPADAPPMFVALAADDPFFANSGFGLIDSWRKAKRPAEFHLYEQGGHGFGMYPKTTTSTGWFDAYVRWIGMHGMLKPKA; via the coding sequence ATGAACGGCAAGATGCAGCGCTCGCGCGGGTTGCGAGGAACAGTGGGCGTGGCTCTGGCCGCTTTCGCTCTGAGCGTCGCCGCCACGGGCCCTGCGGCGGCCCAGAACGAAAAGATGACGCCGATCTCGATCCCGGCGCAGCCGAATGCGATCGCGCTCGGCACAGGTCCCCTGCCCGGCGCGACGGCGCCGGAGTCGTGGCACAGCCAGTATGGCAGCGTCTTCGCCCGCAACGTCACCGAGGCCACGCTGACGCCCTTCCTGCCCGACCCCGCCAAGGCGACCGGCGCGGCGGTGATCATCGCGCCGGGCGGCGGCTTTCGCACCCTGTCGATGGAGAACGAAGGCTGGGACGCCGCCCGCGCGCTCGCCGACAAGGGCGTCGCCGCCTTCGTGCTGAAGTACCGCCTCAACCAGACACCACCCGACATGGCGGGGTTCGAGCGGTCGATGCAGGAGATGTTCTCGGGCACAGCGCAGCGGCCCCGGCCTGACCCTCAGGCGGCGATGGCGGGCCTAGCGCCGCAACTGGCCGACTCCCGCGCCGCCTTCGCCTTGGTTCGCAAGCGCGCGGCGGAATGGCGCGTCGATCCGGACCGGATCGGCATGCTGGGCTTCTCGGCCGGCGCCATGCTGACCCTGACGACGACCTTGAGCGGCGACGACGCCAAGCCCGCCTTCATCGGCCTGATCTATGGGCCCTTGTCCCCGGTCACCGCGCCCGCTGACGCGCCGCCGATGTTCGTGGCGCTAGCCGCCGACGATCCCTTCTTCGCCAACAGCGGCTTTGGCCTGATCGACAGCTGGCGCAAGGCCAAGCGTCCGGCCGAGTTTCACCTGTACGAACAAGGGGGGCATGGCTTTGGCATGTACCCGAAGACGACCACCAGCACCGGCTGGTTTGACGCCTATGTCCGCTGGATCGGCATGCACGGCATGTTGAAGCCGAAGGCCTGA
- a CDS encoding glycoside hydrolase family 30 protein → MRLRLVSMTVAALAATSPVLAAPKLRAWVTTGDQSQLLAAQAPVAASSAEALVGLPVIAVDAQERHQAMVGFGASITDASAWLIQTKLKPADRDVLLRELFGRGEGGLGFSFTRVTIGASDFSLDHYSLNDTPDGAPDPELKHFSLARPKQHVFPTVRAALKINPELKVMASPWSAPAWMKTTGSLVKGQLKAEAYPAYATFFARYVQEAAKVGVPTDYLSVQNEPDFEPENYPGMRWLPQDRARFFGEHLAPVFKREKIKTRVLDWDHNWDQPQQPLTVLADPKARAFLTGVAWHCYAGEVSAQDKVRAAYPDKEVFFTECSGGEWAPKFDDSFAWMVEQLIIGSTRGGARGVLMWNLALDEKFGPHAGGCGDCRGVVSIDSQTGAVTRTQEYYAFGHASRFVKPGAVRIGSPAKVEGLRTVAFQNPDGQRVLIVLNVSTAPADFVIASAGVRFKASLPARSAGTFVW, encoded by the coding sequence ATGCGCCTTCGCCTCGTTTCCATGACGGTCGCGGCTCTGGCCGCGACCTCGCCGGTCCTGGCCGCGCCCAAGCTCCGCGCCTGGGTGACGACCGGCGACCAGAGCCAGCTCCTGGCGGCGCAAGCGCCTGTGGCGGCCTCGTCCGCCGAGGCGCTGGTCGGACTGCCGGTGATCGCGGTCGACGCCCAGGAACGCCACCAGGCGATGGTTGGCTTCGGCGCGTCGATCACCGACGCCTCGGCCTGGCTGATCCAGACCAAGCTAAAGCCCGCCGATCGTGACGTGCTGCTGCGCGAACTGTTCGGACGCGGGGAGGGCGGTCTGGGCTTCAGCTTCACCCGTGTGACCATCGGCGCGTCCGACTTCTCGCTGGACCACTACAGCCTCAATGACACTCCGGACGGCGCGCCGGATCCGGAGCTGAAGCACTTCTCGCTGGCGCGGCCCAAGCAGCACGTGTTTCCCACCGTCCGGGCGGCCTTGAAGATCAATCCCGAGCTGAAGGTCATGGCCTCGCCCTGGAGCGCGCCGGCCTGGATGAAGACCACCGGTTCGCTGGTCAAAGGCCAGCTCAAGGCCGAGGCCTACCCCGCCTACGCCACGTTCTTCGCCCGCTACGTCCAGGAAGCCGCCAAGGTTGGCGTGCCGACCGACTATCTCAGCGTTCAGAACGAGCCCGACTTCGAGCCCGAGAACTATCCGGGCATGCGGTGGCTGCCGCAGGACCGCGCGCGGTTCTTCGGCGAGCACCTGGCCCCAGTGTTCAAGCGCGAGAAGATCAAGACCCGCGTGCTCGACTGGGACCACAACTGGGACCAGCCCCAGCAGCCGCTGACGGTCCTGGCCGACCCGAAGGCCCGCGCGTTCCTGACGGGCGTGGCCTGGCACTGCTACGCGGGCGAGGTCTCGGCGCAGGACAAGGTGCGCGCGGCCTATCCGGACAAGGAGGTGTTCTTCACCGAGTGCTCCGGCGGGGAATGGGCGCCGAAGTTCGATGACAGCTTCGCCTGGATGGTCGAGCAGCTGATCATCGGCTCCACGCGCGGCGGCGCGCGCGGCGTGCTGATGTGGAACCTGGCGCTCGACGAAAAGTTCGGGCCACACGCGGGCGGCTGCGGCGACTGTCGCGGGGTGGTTTCGATCGACAGCCAGACCGGCGCTGTGACCCGCACGCAGGAATACTACGCTTTTGGCCACGCCAGCCGCTTCGTAAAGCCCGGCGCGGTGCGGATCGGCTCGCCGGCCAAGGTCGAGGGGCTGCGGACCGTGGCGTTCCAGAACCCCGACGGTCAGCGCGTCCTGATCGTATTGAACGTGTCGACCGCCCCGGCGGACTTCGTCATTGCGTCGGCGGGCGTGCGCTTCAAGGCGTCCTTGCCCGCAAGGTCGGCAGGCACCTTCGTCTGGTAG
- a CDS encoding glycoside hydrolase family 43 protein has protein sequence MKLKLAAFTLALVVSLGGPGLAAEEGGWLPLSANPIFRDKFTADPAPLVVGDRLYLYVGRDEAQRDEMFNMREWLVYSTTDLKTWTSHPPIMKVADFKWAQKDAWASQAIQKNGKFYFYAAVEHDQTRPGKAIAVAVSDSPTGPFVDARGSALITNDMTPKGTHSWEDIDPTVWTDDDGVTWIAWGNRQCYIAKLKPNMIEIDGPITEITPPHFEEGPWLHKRDGLYYLTYASLDRSTQRDEHVSYATAPAITGPWTYRGLLTGSGKYSFTIHPGIVQFKGAWYIFLHNATLTIGDLNGAIGRRAVTVEKLSYNPDGTMKPVVQTDRADAFVATVVPAK, from the coding sequence ATGAAGCTTAAGCTCGCCGCGTTCACGCTGGCCTTGGTCGTAAGCCTGGGCGGGCCGGGCCTCGCTGCGGAGGAGGGGGGCTGGCTCCCCCTCAGCGCCAATCCCATTTTCCGGGACAAGTTCACGGCCGACCCCGCGCCGCTCGTCGTTGGCGACCGGCTGTATCTCTATGTCGGTCGCGACGAGGCGCAACGGGACGAGATGTTCAATATGCGCGAGTGGCTGGTCTATTCGACCACCGACCTGAAGACATGGACCTCGCACCCGCCGATCATGAAAGTCGCCGACTTCAAGTGGGCGCAGAAGGACGCCTGGGCGTCGCAGGCGATCCAGAAGAACGGCAAGTTCTACTTCTACGCCGCCGTCGAGCACGACCAGACGCGTCCTGGCAAGGCGATCGCCGTGGCCGTGTCCGACAGCCCGACCGGACCGTTTGTCGACGCGCGCGGCTCGGCGCTGATCACCAACGACATGACCCCGAAAGGCACGCACAGCTGGGAGGATATCGATCCGACGGTCTGGACCGACGATGACGGCGTGACCTGGATCGCCTGGGGCAACCGCCAGTGCTACATCGCCAAGCTGAAGCCCAACATGATCGAAATCGACGGACCGATCACCGAGATCACCCCGCCGCATTTCGAGGAAGGGCCCTGGCTGCACAAGCGCGACGGGCTGTACTACCTGACCTACGCGTCCCTCGATCGCTCCACGCAGCGCGACGAGCATGTCTCCTACGCCACAGCGCCGGCCATCACGGGGCCATGGACCTATCGCGGGCTGCTGACGGGCTCAGGCAAGTACAGCTTCACGATCCACCCGGGCATCGTGCAGTTCAAGGGCGCCTGGTACATCTTCCTGCACAACGCGACCCTGACGATCGGCGACCTGAACGGCGCGATCGGACGGCGGGCGGTCACCGTCGAAAAGCTCAGCTACAACCCCGATGGCACGATGAAGCCCGTGGTCCAGACCGATCGCGCGGACGCCTTCGTGGCGACGGTCGTACCGGCCAAGTGA
- a CDS encoding tryptophan halogenase family protein: protein MKPLKKILIAGGGSAGWMTAALCSRLFQGLYEIVLVESEEIGTVGVGEATIPAIKKFNELLGLEEDDFLRKTQGSFKLGIQFRNWWRQGESYLHGFGVIGQDLGWLRCHQYWLRMRELGRAGDFDNLSINNAMALSNRFMRARADMAESPIGHIAHAFHFDAGLYAKHLSTYAQARGVTRREGKIVDVTLRAEDGFVQSVTMDDGEVITADLFVDCSGFRGLIIEQALKTGYEDWTHWLPCDRAVAVPCDRSEHFTPYTRSTAHTAGWQWRIPLQHRTGNGHVYSSQYIDDDEAERVLLANLDGAQRADPLRIRFKTGKRKKIWNKNCVAIGLASGFLEPLESTSLHLIQSAVIRMVRLLPDAGFDQATIDEFNRQSDFEYERIRDFIILHYKATERDDSPFWRYCRDMEIPATLQRKMDLFRANGRVFREDDELFTEESWIQVFLGQGVFPRAYDPLVHVQSDEEIARFLGNIETVVGKCLNVMPSHAEFVAHACQAPPLAPVPTS from the coding sequence TTGAAACCGCTCAAGAAGATTCTGATCGCCGGCGGCGGCTCCGCAGGCTGGATGACGGCCGCGCTCTGCTCGCGCCTGTTCCAGGGCCTCTACGAGATTGTGCTCGTCGAGTCCGAGGAGATTGGCACGGTCGGGGTGGGGGAGGCGACCATCCCCGCCATCAAGAAATTCAACGAACTGCTCGGGCTGGAGGAAGACGACTTCCTGCGCAAGACGCAGGGCTCGTTCAAGCTGGGCATCCAGTTCAGGAACTGGTGGCGCCAGGGCGAGAGCTATCTCCACGGCTTTGGCGTGATCGGCCAGGACCTGGGCTGGCTGCGCTGCCACCAGTACTGGCTGCGCATGCGGGAACTGGGCCGAGCGGGCGACTTCGACAACCTGTCGATCAACAATGCGATGGCGCTGAGCAACAGGTTCATGCGCGCCCGCGCCGACATGGCCGAGTCGCCGATCGGCCATATCGCCCACGCCTTCCATTTCGACGCAGGCCTCTACGCCAAGCACCTGTCGACCTACGCCCAAGCGCGCGGCGTCACGCGTCGCGAGGGCAAGATCGTCGATGTCACCCTGCGCGCCGAAGACGGCTTTGTGCAGTCTGTGACGATGGACGATGGCGAGGTGATCACGGCGGACCTCTTCGTCGACTGCTCGGGCTTCCGCGGGCTGATCATCGAGCAGGCCCTGAAGACCGGCTACGAGGACTGGACGCACTGGCTGCCCTGCGACCGCGCCGTCGCCGTGCCGTGCGATCGCTCGGAGCACTTCACGCCCTACACGCGCTCGACCGCGCACACGGCAGGATGGCAGTGGCGCATCCCCCTGCAGCACCGCACGGGTAATGGCCACGTCTATTCCAGCCAGTACATCGACGACGACGAGGCCGAGCGCGTCCTGCTCGCGAACCTCGACGGCGCCCAGCGCGCCGACCCGCTGCGCATCCGCTTCAAGACCGGCAAGCGCAAGAAGATCTGGAACAAGAACTGCGTCGCGATCGGCCTAGCCAGCGGCTTCCTGGAGCCCCTGGAGTCGACCAGCCTGCACCTGATCCAGTCAGCTGTGATCCGCATGGTGCGGCTGCTGCCGGACGCCGGCTTCGATCAGGCGACGATCGATGAGTTCAATCGCCAGAGCGATTTCGAATACGAGCGGATCCGCGACTTTATCATCCTGCACTACAAGGCCACCGAGCGCGACGACAGCCCGTTCTGGCGCTACTGTCGCGACATGGAGATCCCCGCCACGCTGCAGCGGAAGATGGATCTCTTCCGCGCCAACGGCCGGGTGTTCCGCGAAGACGACGAGCTGTTCACCGAGGAGAGCTGGATCCAGGTGTTCCTCGGCCAGGGCGTCTTTCCGCGCGCCTATGACCCGCTCGTTCACGTCCAGTCCGATGAAGAGATCGCCCGGTTCCTTGGGAACATCGAGACGGTCGTCGGCAAGTGTCTGAACGTGATGCCCTCCCACGCCGAGTTCGTTGCGCACGCCTGCCAGGCGCCGCCGCTCGCGCCCGTACCCACCTCATAG
- a CDS encoding beta-glucosidase has product MTTAALPSSALRILCRTTAAVALLAFPPMSGAVAQVMPTKDSAPLAARANDPAWARADALVKQMTLDEKITYLHGLFPPMAKPAPTDMISSAGYVPGVPRLKIPTLRESDASLGVANQIEQRKGDVATALPSGLALASTFEPKLAFDGGAMIGAEARAKTFNVLLAGGVNLTRDPWAGRNFEYLGEDPLLAGEMVAEQIKGVQSNHIVSTIKHFALNAQETGRHVMDAQIDEADLRESDLLAFQIAIEKSNPASVMCAYNKVNGDWACQNDFLLNKVLKRDWNYPGWVMSDWGAVHSTVKAALAGLDQQSGQELDTQIFFGEDLKAAVAKGEVSQARVDDMVRRILHGVITSGLMDNPTPTSAQPIDYDAHAKVAQAVAERGSVLLKNDGGLLPLAKSAKKIVLIGAHADVGVISGGGSSQVRSVGGAPVEIPLNGGEAASFVRVTWHASSPLQAIKAANPNAEVTYVDGKDPVAAAAAAKDADVAIVFAWHWQTEAQDAPSIALPDNQDALIEAVSAANKNAVVVLETGGPVLMPWLDKVGAVLQAWYPGQRGGQAIARLLFGEVNPSGRLAMTFPKSEDQAPRASAPGFAEQAAIDDARRAGQKAGPIKGFPVRYVEGAAVGYRWFAQEKRQPLYPFGYGLSYTSFGYKNLKVEDGDGLKVSFDVTNTGKVAGADTPQLYVTSGQRKAMLRLAGFQKVDLAPGETKRVTLTVEPRILADYDTAKPGWTIAAGSYPLYVGRNAGEPVLTGSAKLKAWSRKP; this is encoded by the coding sequence ATGACGACCGCCGCCCTGCCTTCTTCCGCCTTGCGGATCCTGTGCCGGACCACCGCCGCCGTGGCGCTGCTCGCGTTTCCGCCGATGTCGGGCGCGGTCGCGCAGGTCATGCCGACCAAGGACAGCGCGCCCCTGGCCGCTCGGGCAAACGATCCGGCCTGGGCGCGCGCCGACGCGCTCGTCAAGCAGATGACACTGGACGAGAAGATCACCTACCTGCACGGCCTGTTCCCGCCGATGGCCAAGCCGGCGCCGACCGACATGATCTCGTCGGCCGGCTATGTGCCCGGGGTGCCGCGCCTGAAGATCCCGACCCTGCGCGAAAGCGACGCCAGCCTCGGCGTCGCCAACCAGATCGAGCAGCGCAAGGGCGACGTGGCCACGGCCCTGCCGTCCGGCCTGGCCCTGGCCTCCACCTTCGAGCCGAAGCTGGCGTTTGACGGCGGTGCGATGATCGGCGCCGAGGCGCGGGCCAAGACCTTCAACGTCCTGCTGGCAGGCGGTGTGAACCTGACCCGCGACCCGTGGGCGGGCCGGAACTTCGAGTATCTGGGCGAGGATCCTCTGCTGGCCGGCGAGATGGTCGCCGAGCAGATCAAGGGTGTGCAGTCCAACCACATCGTCTCGACGATCAAGCACTTCGCGCTGAACGCCCAGGAAACCGGGCGCCACGTGATGGACGCCCAGATCGACGAGGCGGATCTGCGAGAGAGCGACCTCCTGGCCTTCCAGATCGCGATCGAGAAGAGCAATCCCGCCTCGGTCATGTGCGCCTACAACAAGGTCAATGGCGACTGGGCCTGCCAGAACGACTTCCTGCTCAACAAGGTGCTCAAGCGCGACTGGAACTATCCGGGCTGGGTGATGTCGGACTGGGGCGCGGTGCACAGCACGGTCAAGGCGGCGCTGGCGGGGCTGGACCAGCAGTCGGGCCAGGAGCTCGACACCCAGATCTTCTTCGGCGAAGACCTCAAGGCGGCCGTGGCCAAGGGCGAGGTCAGCCAGGCGCGCGTCGATGACATGGTCCGGCGCATCCTGCACGGGGTGATCACTTCGGGCCTGATGGACAACCCGACCCCGACGAGCGCCCAGCCGATCGACTACGACGCCCATGCCAAGGTCGCCCAGGCCGTGGCCGAGCGCGGCTCGGTGCTGCTCAAGAACGACGGCGGCCTGCTGCCGTTGGCCAAGAGCGCCAAGAAGATCGTCCTGATCGGCGCCCACGCCGATGTGGGCGTGATCTCGGGCGGTGGCTCCTCGCAGGTCCGCTCGGTGGGCGGCGCGCCGGTCGAGATCCCGCTGAACGGCGGCGAGGCGGCGTCCTTTGTGCGAGTGACGTGGCATGCGTCTTCGCCGCTGCAGGCGATCAAGGCCGCTAACCCCAACGCTGAAGTCACCTATGTCGACGGCAAGGACCCCGTCGCCGCCGCCGCCGCCGCCAAGGACGCCGACGTGGCCATCGTCTTCGCCTGGCATTGGCAGACCGAGGCCCAGGACGCCCCGTCGATCGCGCTGCCCGACAACCAGGACGCCCTGATCGAGGCGGTGTCGGCGGCCAACAAGAACGCGGTCGTCGTGCTCGAGACCGGCGGTCCGGTGCTGATGCCCTGGCTCGACAAGGTCGGGGCGGTGCTGCAGGCTTGGTATCCGGGCCAGCGGGGCGGCCAGGCGATCGCCCGCCTGCTGTTTGGCGAGGTCAATCCGTCGGGCCGTCTGGCCATGACCTTCCCGAAGAGCGAGGACCAGGCGCCGCGCGCCAGCGCGCCGGGCTTCGCCGAGCAGGCGGCGATCGATGACGCCCGCCGCGCCGGCCAGAAGGCTGGGCCGATCAAGGGCTTCCCGGTGCGCTATGTCGAAGGTGCGGCGGTCGGCTACCGCTGGTTCGCCCAGGAAAAGCGCCAGCCCCTCTATCCGTTCGGCTATGGCCTTTCGTACACGAGCTTTGGCTACAAGAACCTCAAGGTCGAGGACGGCGATGGCCTGAAGGTCAGCTTCGACGTCACCAACACCGGCAAGGTCGCCGGCGCCGACACGCCGCAGCTCTATGTCACCTCGGGCCAGCGCAAGGCCATGCTGCGTCTGGCCGGCTTCCAGAAGGTGGATCTGGCGCCCGGCGAGACCAAGCGGGTGACCCTCACCGTCGAGCCGCGCATCCTGGCCGACTACGACACGGCCAAGCCAGGCTGGACCATCGCGGCGGGAAGCTATCCGCTCTATGTCGGCCGCAACGCCGGCGAGCCCGTCCTGACCGGCAGCGCCAAGCTGAAGGCCTGGTCGAGGAAGCCCTGA
- a CDS encoding TonB-dependent receptor produces MRNRTNSGARPSNKRFYGTASAAAITLALAGSGAAWAQTAPQTPKAEDDAVEAIVVTGIKAGIQNAINIKKNETSIVEAISAEDIGKLPDVSIGESIARLPGLAAQRVNGRAQVISIRGLAPDFTTTLLNGRQQASSGDNRAVEFDQYPSELLSSVVIYKTPDAQVSGMGLSGTADLRTVRPLEFGKRAVAVNIRGEKTAGKKLNDDVSNWGGRYSASYINQFADGTFGVALGYAHLDSPSQVKHYKAYGYEAFGFAVTPDSADNALMLNGQELFATSRLNKRDAVIGIFEYQPNDQIHSTLDLYYSTFRQEETTRGAQWFSNGWADNATFTNVKTEDLGGSQFARSGLLNNAVPQLRNDYNTRMDQLFAAGLNNEFQLSDRTKLVADLSYSSNKRKEQIMETYAGYGRGVGGVTPATPDIGRVFDKIGFQVADNGYSQYDEGFNYADASKVTLGDRAAWGGWGHDGAIRFPQVKEDVTTVDVHLEHEMDGFITQVSAGVNHTKRDKGKTVSDNDLFLKNGRQQVYVDAGDLVDPTQLGFAGFGGVLSVNIGDAWRKYYNWAPILDANYYDKTWEITEKVTTFFARANFKAGDLRGNLGVQVVKQEQASSGVVINGTEPGKPITPTKINVKDDYTDVLPSMNLIYDLGGGHRLRFALSKTMARPRMDDMRANVTPGFNSLVCSGQPCAPGTTVNPWSASGGNPNLKPWMAKAADLAYEWYVSPATYVSVAGFYKKLDTYIYSQSGKFDFTGIPLPTTATAIPSGITISPIGQITLPANGNGGVVKGLEFSGAVDLGQFADLLQGFGMQGSLSLTKSNLNPTTSTDPKQKVRIPGLSGTVYNVTGYYERGGFQARISQRYRSAFKGEVVQLFATRGFTEILADKQVDAQIGYTFQDGPMENLGLLVQVNNLTNTPYRTRLGLDGGGTKTGGGGALPETYEKYGRQILFGVNYRF; encoded by the coding sequence ATGCGAAACCGCACGAACAGCGGCGCGCGTCCGTCCAACAAGCGATTCTACGGCACGGCTTCTGCCGCCGCGATCACCCTGGCCCTGGCGGGGTCCGGCGCCGCCTGGGCGCAGACGGCTCCCCAGACGCCCAAGGCCGAGGATGACGCCGTCGAGGCCATCGTGGTGACCGGCATCAAGGCCGGCATCCAGAACGCGATCAACATCAAGAAGAACGAGACCTCGATAGTTGAGGCCATCTCGGCCGAAGACATCGGCAAGCTGCCCGACGTGTCGATCGGCGAGTCGATCGCGCGCCTGCCGGGCCTGGCCGCCCAGCGCGTGAATGGTCGCGCCCAGGTGATCTCGATCCGGGGCCTGGCGCCGGACTTCACCACCACGCTGCTCAACGGCCGCCAGCAAGCTAGCTCCGGCGACAACCGCGCCGTCGAGTTCGACCAGTATCCGTCGGAACTGCTGTCCAGCGTCGTGATCTACAAGACCCCCGACGCCCAGGTCTCGGGCATGGGCCTGTCGGGCACCGCCGACCTGCGCACGGTGCGACCGCTCGAGTTCGGCAAGCGCGCCGTCGCGGTGAACATTCGCGGCGAGAAGACCGCCGGCAAGAAGCTGAACGACGACGTCAGCAACTGGGGCGGCCGCTACAGCGCCAGCTACATCAACCAGTTTGCCGACGGCACGTTCGGCGTGGCGCTGGGCTACGCCCACCTGGATTCGCCCTCGCAGGTGAAGCACTACAAGGCCTATGGCTATGAAGCCTTCGGCTTCGCCGTCACGCCCGACAGCGCCGACAACGCCCTGATGCTCAACGGCCAGGAGCTGTTCGCGACCTCGCGCCTGAACAAGCGTGACGCGGTCATCGGCATCTTCGAGTACCAGCCGAACGACCAGATCCACTCGACCCTGGACCTCTACTATTCGACCTTCCGGCAGGAGGAGACCACGCGCGGGGCGCAGTGGTTCTCGAACGGCTGGGCGGACAACGCCACCTTCACCAACGTCAAGACCGAGGACCTCGGCGGTTCGCAATTCGCGCGCAGCGGTCTGCTCAACAATGCGGTCCCGCAGCTGCGGAATGACTACAACACCCGCATGGACCAGCTGTTCGCGGCCGGTCTGAACAATGAGTTCCAGCTGTCGGACCGCACCAAGCTGGTCGCCGATCTGTCCTATTCGTCCAACAAGCGGAAGGAACAGATCATGGAGACGTACGCGGGCTATGGCCGCGGCGTCGGTGGCGTGACTCCGGCCACGCCGGACATCGGCCGTGTCTTCGATAAGATCGGCTTCCAGGTCGCCGATAACGGCTACTCGCAGTACGACGAGGGCTTCAACTACGCCGACGCCAGCAAGGTCACGCTGGGCGACCGTGCGGCTTGGGGCGGCTGGGGCCACGATGGGGCCATCCGCTTCCCGCAGGTGAAGGAGGATGTCACGACGGTCGACGTCCACCTCGAGCATGAGATGGACGGCTTCATCACGCAGGTCAGCGCGGGCGTGAACCACACCAAGCGCGACAAGGGCAAGACCGTCTCGGACAACGATCTGTTCCTGAAGAACGGTCGCCAGCAGGTCTATGTCGACGCAGGCGACCTCGTGGACCCGACGCAGCTCGGCTTCGCCGGCTTCGGCGGCGTGCTGAGCGTCAATATCGGCGACGCCTGGCGCAAGTACTATAACTGGGCCCCGATCCTGGACGCCAACTACTACGACAAGACCTGGGAGATCACCGAGAAGGTCACGACCTTCTTTGCGCGCGCCAACTTCAAGGCCGGCGACCTGCGCGGCAACCTCGGCGTTCAGGTGGTCAAGCAGGAGCAGGCCTCTTCGGGCGTCGTGATCAACGGCACCGAACCGGGCAAGCCGATCACGCCCACCAAGATCAACGTCAAGGACGACTACACCGACGTCCTGCCCAGCATGAACCTGATCTATGACCTGGGCGGCGGCCATCGCCTGCGCTTTGCGCTGTCCAAGACCATGGCCCGTCCGCGCATGGACGACATGCGCGCCAACGTCACGCCGGGCTTCAACTCGCTGGTCTGCTCGGGCCAGCCCTGCGCGCCGGGCACGACGGTCAATCCGTGGTCGGCCAGCGGCGGCAACCCGAACCTCAAGCCCTGGATGGCCAAGGCGGCCGACCTCGCCTACGAGTGGTACGTCAGCCCCGCGACCTATGTGTCGGTAGCCGGCTTCTACAAGAAGCTCGACACCTACATCTATTCGCAGAGCGGCAAGTTCGACTTCACCGGCATCCCGCTGCCCACGACGGCCACGGCCATCCCATCGGGCATCACCATCAGCCCGATCGGCCAGATCACCCTTCCGGCCAACGGCAACGGCGGCGTGGTCAAGGGCCTGGAGTTCAGCGGCGCGGTCGATCTTGGCCAGTTCGCTGACCTGCTGCAGGGCTTCGGCATGCAGGGCAGCCTGTCGCTGACCAAGTCGAACCTGAACCCGACCACCAGCACCGATCCCAAGCAGAAGGTCCGCATCCCCGGCCTGTCGGGCACGGTCTACAACGTCACCGGCTACTATGAGCGCGGCGGCTTCCAGGCCCGGATCAGCCAGCGCTATCGCTCGGCCTTCAAGGGCGAGGTGGTGCAGCTGTTCGCCACGCGCGGCTTCACCGAGATCCTCGCCGACAAGCAGGTCGACGCGCAGATCGGCTACACCTTCCAGGACGGGCCGATGGAGAACCTGGGTCTTTTGGTCCAGGTCAACAACCTGACCAATACCCCGTACCGCACCCGTCTGGGCCTGGACGGCGGCGGGACCAAGACCGGTGGCGGCGGCGCGCTGCCCGAAACCTACGAAAAGTACGGCCGTCAGATCCTGTTCGGCGTGAACTATCGGTTCTAA